A single window of Camelus ferus isolate YT-003-E chromosome 7, BCGSAC_Cfer_1.0, whole genome shotgun sequence DNA harbors:
- the LOC102507967 gene encoding LOW QUALITY PROTEIN: olfactory receptor 9A4 (The sequence of the model RefSeq protein was modified relative to this genomic sequence to represent the inferred CDS: deleted 1 base in 1 codon) gives MPDPILPSCQDLDSSCAGLEMSFTRSTNKDRMMSSHSSATEFCLLGFPGSQELHQILFAVFFFFYLATLMGNTVIIVIVCVDKRLWSPMYFFLGHLSALESTTTSIIVPVMLWGLLLPGMQTISLTACVTQLFLYLAVGTTEFALMGVMAVDRYVAVCSPLRYNVIMNSRTCISVVTVSWVFGFLSEIWPVYATFQFTFCKSNLLDHFFCDRGQLLKLSCDDTLFTEFVLFLMAIFIIIGSLAPAIVSYTYVISTILKIPTASGRRKAFSTCASHFTFVVIGYGSCLFLFVTPKQTQAAEYNKIVSLLICVLTPFLNPFVFTLRNDKVKEALGDGVRRCCQLLKD, from the exons ATGCCAgatcccatccttccttcctgccaaGATTTGGATAGCAGCTGCGCTGGGTTAGAGATGA GTTTCACAAGGAGCACAAACAAGGACCGAATGATGAGCAGTCACTCAAGTGCCACTGAATTCTGCCTTTTAGGCTTCCCTGGGTCCCAAGAACTCCATCAAATTCTTTTTGCTGTATTCTTCTTCTTCTACTTAGCGACATTGATGGGAAACACGGTCATCATC GTGATTGTCTGCGTTGATAAACGTCTGTGGTcccccatgtatttcttccttggccACCTCTCTGCCTTGGAGAGTACGACAACTTCCATTATCGTCCCCGTGATGCTCTGGGGGTTGCTGCTCCCTGGGATGCAGACAATATCTCTGACTGCCTGTGTCACCCAGCTCTTCCTGTACCTCGCTGTGGGGACCACAGAGTTTGCATTAATGGGCGTGATGGCCGTGGACCGTTACGTGGCCGTGTGTAGCCCTTTGAGGTACAACGTCATCATGAACAGCCGCACCTGCATCTCGGTGGTGACTGTGTCATGGGTGTTTGGCTTCCTCTCTGAAATCTGGCCAGTCTATGCCACGTTTCAGTTTACCTTCTGCAAATCAAACCTGTTAGATCATTTTTTCTGTGACCGAGGACAGTTGCTCAAACTCTCGTGTGATGACACTCTTTTCACAgagtttgttctctttttaatggctatttTCATTATCATTGGTTCTCTGGCCCCAGCAATTGTCTCCTACACCTACGTCATCTCCACCATCCTCAAGATCCCCACGGCCTCTGGCCGCAGGAAAGCCTTTTCGACTTGTGCCTCCCACTTCACCTTTGTGGTGATCGGCTATGGCAGCTGCTTGTTCCTCTTCGTGACGCCCAAGCAAACCCAGGCAGCTGAGTACAACAAGATAGTCTCCCTGCTGATTTGCGTGTTGACCCCTTTTCTGAACCCTTTCGTCTTCACTCTCCGGAATGACAAAGTCAAAGAGGCCCTTGGAGATGGAGTGAGACGCTGTTGTCAGCTCCTCAAGGATTAA